In Camelina sativa cultivar DH55 chromosome 17, Cs, whole genome shotgun sequence, the genomic stretch TGAGAAAGAAGCGTGGAGGATTTTGGAAAACGCTATTGTTAGGTATTGTGGTTCTCCGGTTGGTACTGTGGCGGCTAATGATCCTGGAGATAAGACGCCTTTGAATTATGATCAAGTGTTTATTAGAGATTTCGTGCCTTCTGCTTTAGCGTTTTTGCTTAAAGGTGAAGGTGATATTGTTAGGAACTTTCTCCTACATACATTGCAGCTTCAGGTTTGTATGATGAATCTCTCATTGAATGTGTATAGTGNGAAACCAATCCCACTGACAAAACCTTCGAGAGGATTCACGTTCAGAGCGGTGTAATTGTAGAGAGGAtacacaaaaaagaagaagaagaggaagaaacagtTTCTAGAGTAAATGTAGAAACTACTGGTGAGAGGAAagctttgagagaagagagtgagGCTGAGAAAGAAGCGTGGAGGATTTTGGAAAACGCTATTGTTAGGTATTGTGGTTCTCCGGTTGGTACTGTGGCGGCTAATGATCCTGGAGATAAGACGCCTTTGAATTATGATCAAGTGTTTATTAGAGATTTCGTGCCTTCTGCTTTAGCGTTTTTGCTTAAAGGTGAAGGTGATATTGTTAGGAACTTTCTCCTACATACATTGCAGCTTCAGGTTTGTATGATGACTCTCTCATTGAATGTGTATAGTGATTGTTGTTTCTATGGGTTGGAATCAACTTTTGATATAGGAACTTTAGTATGATGTTGTGTGGTTTGGTATTGAtggagatttgtttgtttttgtaaagaGCTGGGAAAAGACAGTAGACTGTTATAGTCCTGGCCAGGGATTGATGCCTGCAAGTTTTAAAGTAAGAACCGTGGCACTTGATGAGAACACTACAGAAGAGGTTTTGGATCCGGATTTTGGTGAATCAGCTATTGGCCGTGTTGCTCCTGTGGATTCTGGTCAGTAGATTCTCTTTGGCTAGTAAATTGTCAATGCATATGTGATTTGACTATTCGTTGAGAGTGCCATTGGGAGAGTTATGTGGGTTGTATTCTCCATTGGAAgtttttttggtgattgttttcattgttttaggTTTGTGGTGGATTATTCTCTTACGGGCATATGGAAAGATAACTGGAGATTTCTCATTACAAGAGAGGATAGATGTTCAGACAGGCATAAAGCTTATCATGAACTTGTGTTTAGCAGATGGGTTTGATATGTTTCCAACACTTCTGGTCACTGATGGTTCTTGTATGATTGATCGTCGAATGGGTATTCATGGCCATCCCCTTGAAATCCAAGTATGTACAACACTAAGTCTTTGTTTGATTGTCTTTTCGCAGCGTTGATATGCATATAGTGAGACTTATACATACTTTTCTCTCTGGATATGTTGCAGTCATTATTCTACTCGGCACTCAGATGCTCCCGGGAGATGCTTTCTGTTAATGACAGTTCGAAGAATCTTGTAAGAGCCATTAACAACAGATTAAGTGCTTTGTCCTTTCATATCAGAGAATACTACTGGGTGGACATAAAAAAGATCAATGAGATATACCGTTACAAGACAGAAGAGTATTCCACGGATGCTACTAACAAGTTCAACATTTATCCTGAGCAAATTCCTCCATGGCTTATGGACTGGATCCCCGAGCAAGGTGGGTATCTCCTCGGGAACCTACAACCTGCGCACATGGATTTCAGATTCTTCTCGCTCGGAAACTTTTGGTCTATTGTTTCCTCCTTGGGTACACCAAAGCAGAATGAAGCTATATTGAACTTAATGGAAGCTAAATGGGACGACATTATTGGGAATATGCCTCTTAAGATTTGTTACCCTGCATTAGAGTACGATGATTGGCGTATCATAACTGGAAGCGACCCAAAGAACACGTGAGTTTCACTTACTCTTCATTTTCTCCTTTGTGCACTCCCTTGGCTTGTGGACAACATATGTATTTGTNNNNNNNNNNNNNNNNNNNNNNNNNNNNNNNNNNNNNNNNNNNNNNNNNNNNNNNNNNNNNNNNNNNNNNNNNNNNNNNNNNNNNNNNNNNNNNNNNNNNNNNNNNNNNNNNNNNNNNNNNNNNNNNNNNNNNNNNNNNNNNNNNNNNNNNNNNNNNNNNNNNNNNNNNNNNNNNNNNNNNNNNNNNNNNNNNNNNNNNNNNNNNNNNNNNNNNNNNNNNNNNNNNNNNNNNNNNNNNNNNNNNN encodes the following:
- the LOC104758991 gene encoding alkaline/neutral invertase A, mitochondrial-like isoform X3 encodes the protein MSAIYLLRRFSTKPPSRFHRNLFFSTFSKESSPPPDLSRTTRTIFTQRFAPSSIWFFPQSKISPNRREFSTSVETNPTDKTFERIHVQSGVIVERIHKKEEEEEETVSRVNVETTGERKALREESEAEKEAWRILENAIVRYCGSPVGTVAANDPGDKTPLNYDQVFIRDFVPSALAFLLKGEGDIVRNFLLHTLQLQSWEKTVDCYSPGQGLMPASFKVRTVALDENTTEEVLDPDFGESAIGRVAPVDSGLWWIILLRAYGKITGDFSLQERIDVQTGIKLIMNLCLADGFDMFPTLLVTDGSCMIDRRMGIHGHPLEIQSLFYSALRCSREMLSVNDSSKNLVRAINNRLSALSFHIREYYWVDIKKINEIYRYKTEEYSTDATNKFNIYPEQIPPWLMDWIPEQGGYLLGNLQPAHMDFRFFSLGNFWSIVSSLGTPKQNEAILNLMEAKWDDIIGNMPLKICYPALEYDDWRIITGSDPKNTPWSYHNSGSWPTLLWQFTLACMKMGRPELAEKALALAEKRLMADRWPEYYDTRSGKFIGKQSRLYQTWTVAGFLTSKLLLANPEMASLLFWEEDYELLDICACGLRKSDRKKCSRVAAKTQILVR
- the LOC104758991 gene encoding alkaline/neutral invertase A, mitochondrial-like isoform X1; the encoded protein is MSAIYLLRRFSTKPPSRFHRNLFFSTFSKESSPPPDLSRTTRTIFTQRFAPSSIWFFPQSKISPNRREFSTSVETNPTDKTFERIHVQSGVIVERIHKKEEEEEETVSRVNVETTGERKALREESEAEKEAWRILENAIVRYCGSPVGTVAANDPGDKTPLNYDQVFIRDFVPSALAFLLKGEGDIVRNFLLHTLQLQSWEKTVDCYSPGQGLMPASFKVRTVALDENTTEEVLDPDFGESAIGRVAPVDSGLWWIILLRAYGKITGDFSLQERIDVQTGIKLIMNLCLADGFDMFPTLLVTDGSCMIDRRMGIHGHPLEIQSLFYSALRCSREMLSVNDSSKNLVRAINNRLSALSFHIREYYWVDIKKINEIYRYKTEEYSTDATNKFNIYPEQIPPWLMDWIPEQGGYLLGNLQPAHMDFRFFSLGNFWSIVSSLGTPKQNEAILNLMEAKWDDIIGNMPLKICYPALEYDDWRIITGSDPKNTPWSYHNSGSWPTLLWQFTLACMKMGRPELAEKALALAEKRLMADRWPEYYDTRSGKFIGKQSRLYQTWTVAGFLTSKLLLANPEMASLLFWEEDYELLDICACGLRKSDRKKCSRVAAKTQILVR
- the LOC104758991 gene encoding alkaline/neutral invertase A, mitochondrial-like isoform X2 — translated: MSAIYLLRRFSTKPPSRFHRNLFFSTFSKESSPPPDLSRTTRTIFTQRFAPSSIWFFPQSKISPNRREFSTSVETNPTDKTFERIHVQSGVIVERIHKKEEEEEETVSRVNVETTGERKALREESEAEKEAWRILENAIVRYCGSPVGTVAANDPGDKTPLNYDQVFIRDFVPSALAFLLKGEGDIVRNFLLHTLQLQSWEKTVDCYSPGQGLMPASFKVRTVALDENTTEEVLDPDFGESAIGRVAPVDSGLWWIILLRAYGKITGDFSLQERIDVQTGIKLIMNLCLADGFDMFPTLLVTDGSCMIDRRMGIHGHPLEIQSLFYSALRCSREMLSVNDSSKNLVRAINNRLSALSFHIREYYWVDIKKINEIYRYKTEEYSTDATNKFNIYPEQIPPWLMDWIPEQGGYLLGNLQPAHMDFRFFSLGNFWSIVSSLGTPKQNEAILNLMEAKWDDIIGNMPLKICYPALEYDDWRIITGSDPKNTPWSYHNSGSWPTLLWQFTLACMKMGRPELAEKALALAEKRLMADRWPEYYDTRSGKFIGKQSRLYQTWTVAGFLTSKLLLANPEMASLLFWEEDYELLDICACGLRKSDRKKCSRVAAKTQILVR